In Rhodococcus sp. OK302, one genomic interval encodes:
- a CDS encoding Fur family transcriptional regulator, with protein sequence MQDDGQDFDPRAQLRAAGLRVTAPRLAVLNAVTAQPHSDADTVAAQVREQLGSVSTQAVYDVLKACVSAGLLRRIEPAGSPARFETRTGDNHHHLVCRSCGKVVDVDCVVGQAPCLEPSDYHGFEIDEAEVVFWGRCKDCLTISTESTPELGAVSQNQDADRALKHTAR encoded by the coding sequence ATGCAAGACGACGGGCAGGATTTCGACCCCCGGGCGCAACTGCGCGCAGCCGGGTTGCGAGTCACTGCGCCGCGGCTTGCCGTTCTGAATGCAGTTACAGCCCAACCGCATTCGGATGCAGATACTGTTGCCGCACAGGTGCGGGAACAGCTGGGATCCGTATCCACCCAGGCCGTTTACGACGTGCTGAAGGCATGTGTGAGCGCAGGGTTGCTACGACGCATCGAGCCGGCGGGTTCGCCGGCACGGTTCGAGACGAGGACCGGGGATAACCATCACCATCTCGTCTGTCGTAGCTGCGGCAAGGTCGTCGACGTCGATTGTGTTGTCGGCCAAGCTCCCTGCCTTGAACCTTCCGATTATCACGGCTTCGAGATCGATGAAGCCGAGGTCGTGTTCTGGGGCCGTTGCAAAGATTGTCTGACGATTTCTACTGAATCCACCCCCGAACTTGGCGCCGTCTCCCAGAATCAAGATGCAGACCGCGCGCTAAAGCACACAGCCCGTTAA